The genomic DNA AAAAGAATATTGAATAtgagtcatgtttttttttttcccatgcttattttttaaattattattattatttcctcaAACCAGGTGAGCAAGAGAATATTGACAAGTTCTCCAAGCGACTCGTGAAAGTCACCAAGCAGCATAACGATGATTGCAAGAAGCTACTGACCTTGATGGGAGTGCCTTATATCGAGGTACCATTAAAAGCTGCTTTACTGCTGaccttttaaaaattgaaaagaatTCAAAGAATTTTTTGTGCATCTTGGCTCTACGGTGAATTTGCAGATTTACAGttcttgaatatattttttaaaaaccaattgCTActggagaaataaataaatatgcgTAAATAAATGTGCtacgtgattttttttttgtttgtttttttaggctCCGTGTGAGGCTGAAGCCAGCTGTGCTGCTCTGGTTAAAGAAGGGAAGGTCTTTGCTACGGCAACGGAGGATATGGATGGACTGACCTTTGGGACGAATGTCCTGCTAAGACACCTCACTGCCAGTGAAGCAAAGTACACACCTTTActtatttctgttctttcttaATAATGTTATAAAGACAAAAACGAGCTTCCTGTTTATGTTGAGTgcttatatatttaatttttaaatgccttttttttgctgcagaaaacTTCCTGTCCAGGAATTTCACTTTAATCGCATCCTGCAGGACATCGGTCTGACCAGTGAGCAGGTGGGTTGTTACTGTTACCTACATCTGACTGCAGAACAGTAAATGCTTATTATCTGTGCAGCACAGGACTCAACTATCAGTATTTATTTCTTCCAGTTCATAGACCTTTGTATTCTGCTGGGGTGTGACTACTGCGGCACCATCAAGGGAATCGGTCCCAAGCGAGCCATCGACCTGATCCGGCAGCACGGCTCCATAGAGGAGATCCTGGAAAACATTGATACAAGtgtaagttaaataatttttttctcttactgaGATTCGTTTTGTGTTGTGTGGAACAAGTGGAAGCAAGCAAAAACTTACAACCAGAGAGTGTGAGATACATCTATACATTTTTTACAAGTGATGCATGTTAAGTTGCAGGACttggagaaatgttttgttttaatttttttttttttttttaaaacaccaacAAGGATGCATAAAGATTACAAAAAGTTGAGACAAAATATGTCTTGCAGATGATAAAAATCACACCTCAtgcttattttagtttttttgtacattttatttgaatgcaTGAAtgcattttgaatgaaaaataccTTTTCTGAACTCCTGTAAAACTCAGAATGGAGATTAGTCTATAAGTACTGAACAGTTGTTTTCCACAATTTCTCCATGTTTCATTTTACTATTAAAAATAGCTGTTTGAAAGAACTTTATAGAAACATGTTTACTTGATTTCCCATTATACATTTATCTAACCATTCACAATGTCAGTTGAGTCAGTGGAAACATTTACGtagtcaaatatttaaaaaattgatgtattttgaataatgtctGGACTTTTAGCTCCCTCATCTTTCGGCTTCATGACATGTTTTGGGTCACCCCAATGCATCTTTTTAcgagacaataaataaattaattgtggTCCAACCAGGCAgtgaatgtaattttttttgttttcgtgTGCGTTTCGTTCACCTTTTTGCAGAAGCATCCGGCCCCAGAGGACTGGCTGTACAAAGAAGCGAGGAATTTGTTTTTGAAGCCAGAGGTGGTGGACTCCTCCACAGTGGACCTGAAGTGGAAGGAGCCTGATGAGGAGGCTCTGATCCAATTCATGTGCAGTGAGAAACAATTCAGGTGAGCTGAATGGAGAATCATTCtggatttttaaaccttttttttttttgcacgcATTTCTCCTATGATGCTAGAGTGATTGGTTATTGTGGTGTTTGCTTGATAAACTGCTTTTACATCGTTAATCCACTAGTCTCCGCTGTTGGCCGCTTTTAAATGCGGTTGCTTTACGTTCCTTGTAGCCATTGTTGAAGGATATTGTGCACTTGTCACTTAAGCCAGTTAAATTGGTCTTATTTCTCCCTGATTACCTGCATACAGCAGTATTCATTTTAAGTTCTGAgtcctttttgtgtgttttcagtgaggACAGGATCCGTAACGGCTGTAAAAAGATGATGAAGAGCAGACAAGGTAGCACACAGGGAAGACTGGACTCTTTCTTTTCCGTCACTGGTTCACTCTCCTCAAAAAGGAAGGTATGCAGACTTCAGCGGACCGCTAGCCCAATGgttatttcaaatgttatttttaaatggacGTTATTTGTGGTTCCTCATGTTTACATCTTGTTTTTTGGAGACTCGGTAACATACTAATCAACTagaaaaatattaagtatttcctgttttatttctgttttctaaggAACCGGAGACCAAAGgatctgcaaagaaaaaacagaaaactggagCAACTCCAGGCAAATTTAGGAAGGGCAAATAGACTGAACTCTGATCACTTGATGTTACTGCTACGTATGCAACATATTAAATAAGAACTATTCATTTTTTCATGAGGAAAATGCTGCACAGAAAGAGCTTTAGTTCAatcattatttcattaaaatattttttgtttatgaccAACCACAATCCAAGCTGGCTGTATTTTAAGGTGCTGAATGGGTTTAGTAACatgcttgaaataaaaatcttattttgtaGTGAAAGCTGTCGCCTgacttttgattaatttttattaacacTTAAAATATGGACTGATTACTTAAAAATAAGTGGAAGTAAAAATTGCTGGTTCATCGTCAAATATGTTTTGCATCATTTACAGAAGTAGTGGAGGGAAATGACTGGACAGGGAGGACTCAGTTCACATGGACTCACAGAAATATTACTTAtttgaactgaaaaatgtttcttccctttatatttttattggttacatatagaatagaagtactttattcatcccagcaaggaaattacttcgcagttacagcatagagacaagacacaataacaactaccactgagtagtagttgtagataaaataaaatataaaatgctatatattgtaaaaatataaaatgctgttaatataaaaagcaacttaagagcagtccttgcaaagattcaaaaaatgcagatatgtatatgtaaatatatgtacagcaagtgtgccacagtgcagttgtgcaaaatcggactgaatagtgcagaacaatgatttagcttttattgtacagtgagatggcatgtggcaggaaggatttcctgtatctgtccctacgacagcggagctggagcagcctatgtgagaaggtgctccgctgtctgtccactatgtggtggagaggatgctgtttattgtccataatagacagaaccttcttcagtgtcctcctctccaccacagtttccagggaccccagccttagtcccagtacacagccagctttcctgatgattttgtctagtctattagagtcgctggctctgatgctgcttccccaacacacagcagcaaagaagatggcgccggcaacaacactgtgataaaaggtctccaacatcttgctgcacacattgaaggatctcagcttccttaaaaaatagagtctgctcatccccttcttgcacacagcgtcggtgttagatgcccagtccagtctgttgccgattacaactcccaggtattcgtaatcctccacctcctccaccacttctcctttgatctttagtggccatgaaggtatcttcttccttctgaagtcaatcaccatgttgagcctcaggtgattctgctcagaccactccacaaagccgTCCACCAatgtcctgtactccccctcccctccatcccctttACACCtgacaaccgctgagtcatcagaaaacgtctgtaggtgacatgactcagagttgtgCTGGCaatcagtggtgtacaaggtgaagagaaagggagaaagcacagttccctgtggagctcctatgtcactgaccaccacatcagacaggacactgcccagagagacaaactgtggcctgcctgtcaagtagtcagtcacccaggagatcactgagtcgttgacacccatcctccgcagcttctcacccagcagcagaggctggatggtgttgaaggcactggagaaatcaaagaaggTTAAGAAGAGAGTAAAATTCCATAGTCCAGAAAATTGGAGAATGCAACAAGACTGAGAAGAAGTATATTTGAGACGAGacaaaagctttgaaaatatgACCAGCTTTGAGAACCATAATGCAAGTtgttgccttcagaagtcagtCACTTTGTACATTTTGTCTGCAATTTAATTTTCCTAGAGAAATCCGACTGTTCTGCAAAGTCCTCTGTTGTTTGTTGTAAAACAGTATCCCAACCTTTGACCGTCTTATTCAGCGTCGTTCAATGACCTGAAACTCTTCAAACTAACCAAACCAGCCCATGGCAACTgttgaggagctgcagagatccagagCTCAGAAGCAGCCATTTGCTGAAACGACCACTACTGGTACATCAACGGAACCGCGGGAAGCATCGCCAGAGGAAAAGTGTGTAGAGATGCATGTGGAAGAAGATGCTCTGGTGAGATGAAACCAGAATTGGGATATAACGAATTCCTCTGTCATGTTTCCGTCATGCTGTGgagattttcttcagcagtgacACAGAAACAGACGGGAAGCCAACTGAGCCCGAAAGTCTGCTaaagaatggcccagtcaaagtccaattCTAAATCCAGAGAAACTGgtgagacaaaaaaatttaagtatCCCATCAACAGTCAATCTTTCTAAAGATGTACCtcaaaatacagcaaaatgtAGTTTCGTCTTCATAGCATTGAGTCGGAAAGTATCGACTATGAATGaaagtcacaaaacatttttgaaaaattataatttctcaTCATCTTCATGTTAAatccttgttttaaaaaaaaaagaaggcttGCATTTGTGATAtgatcaaatgtgaaaaagcaaacTTAAGGGTGTCGCTTTAACGAGTGGGATGCTGAATAAAGCCGGAGGGGCGGGTCGGTGCCCTGATACAAATGATTTAAcactggattttctttctgGCAGGATGTTGcgcaaaataacattttaccgAGAGGCGTCATGTGATGGTTTGCAACTGTGCAACCATTTCAATTGGTCTTTCCTTAAAGGAGCTTCCTCTTGCTTCTCTACCCTTTCTGTCCAGCAACCACAAGAAATGAAGTCCTTTAAAATACAgctaacatttaaatcaattcaCTGCGTAAAGAAAGGACTTCTTGTGTGTTGGTCCGGTAAGAAAAACTTTTctattaacttttttattaattaaacgTGTAATTTTtggatgtgaaacattttttcattgcatctgctgatgttttagttttacgTCACCTTCCATAAAAAAAGCTCCAGCTCTGATCTCGCAGATTTTACAGAAATGATTGTACTAGAAAACCCAAATACATTTGGTGTAAAGAAGTAAAACTATTTAGCATAGAGTGAAATCAAATCACTTCTCTaattgtttctgtgtgtttgcaaATCAGCAGCTTTCCGGATGTGTTTCAGTTTGGCAATCATCTCTTCCTTACTAACTTTTCACTTCGTCTCGGGTAAGCTTTTCAACAATTATCATTGCAAAACACATTAAGAAAAATTAATGCTAAATAT from Xiphophorus couchianus chromosome 21, X_couchianus-1.0, whole genome shotgun sequence includes the following:
- the fen1 gene encoding flap endonuclease 1, whose protein sequence is MGIHGLAKLIADHAPGAIKEQDIKNYFGRKIAIDASMCIYQFLIAVRQDGNVLQSEDGETTSHLMGMFYRTIRMLENGIKPVYVFDGKPPQLKSAELEKRGERRAEAEKMLAKAQELGEQENIDKFSKRLVKVTKQHNDDCKKLLTLMGVPYIEAPCEAEASCAALVKEGKVFATATEDMDGLTFGTNVLLRHLTASEAKKLPVQEFHFNRILQDIGLTSEQFIDLCILLGCDYCGTIKGIGPKRAIDLIRQHGSIEEILENIDTSKHPAPEDWLYKEARNLFLKPEVVDSSTVDLKWKEPDEEALIQFMCSEKQFSEDRIRNGCKKMMKSRQGSTQGRLDSFFSVTGSLSSKRKEPETKGSAKKKQKTGATPGKFRKGK